A single genomic interval of Cydia strobilella chromosome 3, ilCydStro3.1, whole genome shotgun sequence harbors:
- the LOC134755801 gene encoding uncharacterized protein LOC134755801 isoform X2, producing the protein MGRNTKGGFLQVVEEFYSHIPAFTDVFSEDTFYVFVVIFVISTILVAFILSRFVTIKPVD; encoded by the coding sequence ATGGGACGCAACACCAAAGGAGGGTTCCTTCAGGTAGTGGAGGAGTTCTATAGTCACATACCGGCATTCACAGATGTGTTCTCTGAGGACACATTCTATGTGTTTGTTGTGATCTTTGTTATCTCAACAATCTTGGTTGCCTTTATTCTTTCTCGATTTGTTACAATTAAACCAGTGGATTAG
- the LOC134755801 gene encoding large ribosomal subunit protein mL53-like isoform X1, which translates to MSIPFSGTLRRSGGVVSAIGKQLRAVNLKAAKRITVKFDPFGNNVTETRNFLHYISSPKIALTNPNCALKTDIVCDRSEPTVDIILTPSIAETANYKKVTLKSGNLTCLELLQLLNKHISALAPVEQPVSTIQTKSEKKKSKKK; encoded by the exons ATGTCGATTCCTTTCAGCGGAACATTGCGAAGGTCTGGAGGAGTAGTTTCTGCAATCGGAAAACAGCTAAGAGCTGTGAATTTGAAAGCTGCGAAAAGAATTACTGTTAAATTTGACCCTTTTGGCAACAACGTTACAGAAACAAG aaaCTTCCTGCACTATATAAGTTCGCCAAAAATCGCCTTAACAAATCCTAATTGTGCTCTGAAAACAGATATTGTTTGTGACCGCAGCGAGCCTACTGTAGATATCATCCTTACGCCTTCAATAGCTG AAACTGCTAATTACAAAAAAGTCACTCTGAAGAGTGGTAACTTAACTTGTTTGGAGCTGCTacagttattaaataaacatatttcgGCACTAGCACCTGTAGAGCAACCCGTTTCAACAATACAGACCAAATCTGAAAAGAAAAAGTCTAAGAAGAAGTGA
- the LOC134756276 gene encoding zinc finger protein 708-like — MSAKLVVERYETDVNFKYLNVTIDAENEETRFSDWLEVEVMTHNSRKATDKSSHLVVKIVSGPENEHLNLDSCAKQVNETEINNVDTTSVFGPQYLRSHETDQIDNQNFLNKQQSIKQTFKNPNALPNIYVNKHLYDHNNTGASFESAICPLEYSLERVKENNARIMENIHMLNRALNYTKKKESHDVSCSKPIRSYTCSTCGKCFVYETGLRRHYSTRHAILDIQPRWQVVWTCIECFQVWPRQDVAMQHATRCCQANNLDCVREIKTSSLLQCEFCEKVFTSIPRLLRHAKTHTTASNYACNACEMAFSCYKTAEMHWLSCPWLRTCYNFHLGKLLLCNACDRKFRNYEQLYNHRYKAEHFMTKTHQNHINALGILVYQCELCGLWFPSVDLLLNHRNQYHPRYDNNLATGDVNYTENHAYSVTNENDIQEFEALKDQQY, encoded by the exons ATGTCAGCTAAACTAGTAGTTGAGAGATATGAGACAgatgttaattttaaatatttgaacgTTACGATCGATGCTGAAAATGAAGAAACGAGATTCAGCGACTGGTTGGAAGTGGAAGTCATGACGCACAATTCGAGAAAAGCAACAGATAAATCATCTCATTTGGTGGTGAAAATAGTGTCAGGGCCAGAAAATGAACATTTAAATCTTGATTCCTGTGCGAAACAGGTCAATGAGacggaaattaataatgttGATACTACATCTGTTTTTGGGCCACAATACTTGCGGAGTCATGAAACAGACCAGATTGATAACCAGAACTTTTTAAACAAGCAGCAGAGTATAAAACAAACGTTCAAAAACCCCAATGCGTTAccaaatatttatgttaataaaCACTTATATGATCACAATAACACTGGTGCAAGTTTCGAAAGTGCTATTTGTCCATTAGAGTACAGTCTGGAAAGAGTAAAGGAAAACAACGCTCGCATAATGGAAAACATTCATATGTTGAATAGAGCTTTGAACTAtacgaaaaagaaagaaagCCACGACGTGAGCTGCTCGAAACCCATTCGGTCGTATACGTGTAGCACGTGCGGGAAATGTTTCGTGTACGAAACTGGCCTGAGGAGGCACTACTCTACGCGACATGCGATATTAGACATTCAGCCACGGTGGCAGGTGGTGTGGACATGCATAGAATGCTTTCAGGTGTGGCCGCGCCAGGACGTGGCCATGCAACACGCGACCCGCTGCTGCCAAGCGAACAATCTGGATTGTGTTCGGGAAATCAAGACATCGTCGCTCTTACAATGCGAATTCTGTGAGAAAGTTTTCACAAGCATTCCCCGACTACTGCGGCACGCGAAAACGCACACGACCGCCAGCAACTACGCCTGCAATGCTTGCGAAATGGCTTTTTCCTGTTACAAAACTGCAGAAATGCATTGGCTGTCATGTCCATGGTTGCGAACTTGCTACAATTTTCATTTGGGCAAACTGTTGCTCTGCAATGCCTGTGACCGCAAGTTTAGAAACTATGAGCAGTTGTATAACCACAG GTACAAAGCTGAACATTTCATGACCAAAACGCACCAAAACCACATCAATGCTCTTGGCATATTAGTGTATCAATGTGAGCTGTGTGGCCTATGGTTTCCCTCAGTAGATCTTCTTCTGAACCATAGGAACCAGTACCATCCTCGCTATGACAACAACCTGGCCACAGGT GATGTGAACTACACAGAAAATCATGCCTACAGTGTGACCAATGAAAATGATATTCAAGAATTTGAAGCCCTTAAAGATCAACAATATTAG
- the LOC134755810 gene encoding eukaryotic translation initiation factor 3 subunit E translates to MSYSKFDLTFKIGQYLDRHLVFPLLEFLAAKETYDQSELLQAKLEILSKTNMIDYVIDIRRMLYPDEETPEEIKSRRGVVLSQLQELQDAVEPVLRLMQRDDVMKTVETMRDPKTLINYLTTNKEFEFKIQMIDSMYQLAKYRYECGNYVESASYLYFCQLVMSPTDKNYLSVLWGKLASEILVQNWDGALDDLTKLREFIDNGAGGAAATNMQALQQRTWLVHWSLFVFFNHVKGRDLIIEMFLYKPLYLNAIQTMCPHILRYLATAVIINRSRRNALKDLVKVIQQEAYTYRDPITEFIEHLYVNFDFEAARRKLNQCQAVLLTDFFLIACLEEFVENARLMIFETFCRIHQVISIGMLAENLNMQPDEAECWIVNLIRNARLDAKIDSKLGHVVMGAQPLSPYQQLVERVDSLAVRSEALTSLVERKHKARNQDIRWGAQEF, encoded by the exons ATGAGTTATTCAAAGTTTGACTTGACTTTCAAGATAGGTCAATATTTAGACCGTCACCTTGTGTTTCCCTTACTGGAATTCTTGGCTGCTAAAGAG acctaTGATCAATCAGAGCTACTGCAAGCTAAATTGGAGATCCTGAGCAAAACCAACATGATTGATTATGTCATAGACATCAGGAGAATGCTTTATCCAGATGAGGAAACACCAGAG GAGATCAAGTCCCGCAGAGGCGTAGTGCTGTCACAACTTCAAGAGCTGCAAGATGCAGTAGAGCCAGTCCTGAGATTGATGCAGAGAGATGATGTCATGAAGACAGTGGAAACCATGAGGGACCCCAAAACTCTTATAAACTATCTAACTACCAATAAGGAGTTTGAG TTCAAGATTCAGATGATTGACAGCATGTACCAGCTTGCCAAGTACCGCTATGAGTGTGGTAACTATGTGGAATCCGCCTCTTACTTGTACTTCTGCCAGCTAGTCATGTCGCCCACTGATAAG AACTACCTGTCAGTATTATGGGGCAAGTTGGCCAGCGAGATCCTCGTGCAGAACTGGGACGGCGCGCTCGACGACCTCACGAAGCTGCGCGAGTTCATCGACaacggcgcgggcggcgccgcCGCCACCAACATGCAGGCGCTGCAGCAGCGGACCTGGCTGGTCCACTGGTCGCTGTTCGTCTTCTTCAACCACGTCAAGGGCCGCGACCTCATCATAGAGATGTTCCTGTACAAGCCTCT gTACTTGAACGCCATCCAGACGATGTGCCCGCATATCCTGCGGTACCTGGCCACGGCCGTTATCATCAACAGGTCGCGGCGGAACGCCCTAAAAGATCTTGTAAAAGTAATCCAACAGGAAGCATACACGTACAG GGACCCGATCACAGAGTTCATTGAACATCTGTACGTGAACTTTGACTTCGAGGCGGCGCGCCGGAAATTAAATCAATGCCAAGCCGTACTGTTGACAGACTTCTTCCTGATCGCCTGCCTCGAGGAGTTTGTGGAGAACGCGCGTCTTATGATCTTCGAGACCTTCTGTCGCATCCATCAAGTCATTAGCATTgg AATGTTGGCTGAAAACCTAAACATGCAGCCAGACGAGGCCGAATGCTGGATCGTGAACCTTATCCGCAACGCGCGGCTGGACGCCAAGATCGACTCGAAGCTGGGCCACGTGGTGATGGGCGCGCAGCCGCTGTCCCCGTACCAGCAGCTCGTCGAGCGCGTCGACTCGCTCGCCGTGCGCTCCGAGGCGCTCACCTCGCTCGTCGAACGCAAACATAAAGCCCGCAATCAAGAT atcCGTTGGGGAGCCCAAGAATTCTAA